The segment ATTACAGACTGagaatcttacatttacatttacggcatttatcagacgctcttatccagagcgacttacaatcagtatttacagggacagtccccctggagcaacttagggttaagtgtcttgctcagggacacaatggtattaagtggggtttgaacctttgactctgtagtcttccaGTTCATAgccaagtgtgttacccactaggctactaccatcccttcttcagaatcttcacagacatatttCAAGGAACAGACATGACGCGCTCCACATACACCCACCCTCCATGAGAGGCACTGGGATTGCATTATCCCCCAGACTAGCTAAAGTGATCATAGGATTCTGAATGTTAAATTTAGTAGGAGGCTCCTGAGGCTCCTGGCATGCATCAGCACACTGCTGTCACGTTGGGCCACGGTCATTTCTCTTTCACCTGAGCCCGACCTTCCCTCCCACCCTTCTGTTTGTCCCATggcaattttcttttttgctctgTTTGTGCCCACACAATTATTTTGTCTGCTTTATCTGCTTTTTGATActctgtatactgtatactCCAAGGTTATTGTGATAATAGTTGCCCTGCAGATTTACCCTTAAATTGGACTAAATTAATGCGCTTCACatatattgcattttattgttttctctTCATGCACCTTTTCAAATAAAATCTGTTGAAAATTGTTTGGATCTTAATTGTGTATTGTGGTGTTCCTTTCATTATAGATTAGTGTTgtgttgcttgagagacaccagtGACAGGAACATAATTCTCTGGCTATGTTCCATACTTGGCCAATATACCGGATTCTGGTTAGATAAACTgtaatgtataattattataaaatgagtGGCACAGACTGATTCCTCTATTTAGTTAACAGAGGCTTGGTTTAAAATATTGTCTTTATTTCTGTGGTCAGACCCCGGCTGGACCAGCATCAACAGGGGGGTCCTGATCTGTGATGAGTGCTGCTCTGTACATCGCAGCCTGGGACGCCACATCTCCATCGTCAAACACCTGCGGCACAGTGGCTGGCCCCCTGCACTGCTGCaggtatgtatatatacacacacacttcacttacTGTATTATACATACGCTGCTTATATATACTTAACACAAtataactccaagtcaatcacacttctgtgaaatcaaactgtccacttaggaagcaacactgactatCAATTTGACattctgttgtgcaaatggaccCGACAGCAGGTAGAAATGCAGGTAgtaattagcaagacgtccccagtaaaggcgtggttctgcaggtggggaccacagacaacttctcagttcctatgctttctggctgatgttttggtcacttttgaatgctggtgggagttttcactctacaacccccacacaagtggctcaggtagtacctgccagtacatcaggagacgtgtaggagggcaacaacccagcagcaggaccgctacctccggTTTTCGGCAAGGAGGAACAGTAGGAGCACtaccagagccctgcaaaatgacctccagcaggccacaaatgcgcatgtgggtggtggtagcctggtgggtaacacactcgcctatgaaccagaagacccaggttcaaatcccacttactaccattgtgtccctgagcaagatacttaaccctaagttgctccagggggactgtccctgtaactactggttgtaatttgctctggataagggcgtctgacaaatgctgtaaatgtaaatgcatgtgtttgctcaaacggtcagaaacagattctatgagggtggtatgaggccTGACGTCCACAGGTGCGGGTTGTGcatacagcccaacaccatgctgCAAGTTTGGCAAATTTGgccagagaacacaaagattggcaccctgtgctcttcacagatgaaagcaggttcacactgagcacttGTGACAGActtggagaacgttctgctgcctgaaaCATCCTCCAGTGTGATCAGTTTggcagtaatggtgtggggtggcatttctttggggggctgcGCAGCCttccatgtgcttgccagaggtagcctgacttcCATttggtaccgagatgagatcctcagaccccttctgagaccatatgctggtgcggttggccctgggtttcTCAtgatgcaagacaatgctagacttCACGTGGCttgagtgtgtcagcagttcctgaaaGATGAAGGAATTGATGCTAGGAACTGGCCCGCCCGTTTCCCATACACTAATCTGACTGAGCACACCTGGGCATCAAGTCTTGCTCCAATGCCACATTGCACCTCAGACTGTTCAgcagttggcagatgctttagtccaggtcccTCAGGACCGCCACCttatcaggagcatgcccaggcattgtagggaggtcatacagacaCTTGGAGGCCACACACTACTGATCCTAATTTTGAGCCTCAAGCACATTATATCAAAGTTgaatcagcctgtagtgtgtttttccactttaattttgagtgtgactccaaatccagacctccatgtaTTGATAAATTATCAAGGGAGATGAACATTTtgttgaacgtgtgtgtgtgtgtgtgtgtaataggtTGTTCTTTTACAATCCTTCTatcttttacctttttttttctgtccatgtTCTGATGAAACACAGCTAAGCAAAATTGACCCGGACAATGGAaagaaaatgcaacattttctgttcctcccacttacacacacagacagacctgATCTCATTAATTTAAGATTTGTGTTCAGATGGTGCAGACTCTGGCCAGTAATGGTGCCAACTCCATCTGGGAGCACTCCCTCCTGGACCCAGCACAGGTGCAGAGCGGGCGCCGAAAACCCAACCCTCAAGATAAAGTCCAGTAAGTCAAAGGATTCCCCTCTTACCCACAAcctctctttttgtttttttttttgtttgttttgtcaaATTTAACTAATATTCAGATCATCAATTTGCATATGGATTCAATAGTTGCATTATTGTGCCTGATTAGTTCACGGCAACTTTTTCAGTATTCCATCTTCTGACGAAACTAAAACAGAAAAGGTTTAAAACTGGATTTAAAGTTTGAAATAGGGCGACAGAACAGTAGTGGCAGCAGGACTGTGTTTGGAGTTAAGTGCATCAGGGAGGTTTATTCCCACTGTTGATCCTGCTGTGTACGTCTTCATCACTTCCCCTGCGGCGCTCTTCCTCACCCAGCCCCACCAAGTCAGAATTCATCCGCGCCAAATACCAGATGTTGGCCTTCGTCCACAAGCTGCCCTGCCGCGATGACGACGGGGTCACAACCAAGGACCTGAGTAAGGTGAGGGGgagcagtctctctctctctctctctctctctctctctctctctctctcggtctctctcactccctccctGCTGatgaatccccccccccccccgagcccTTTAACTGCCTGTCTACCGGAGGCTCCTGAATGTCAGTGTGCCCATGAATAATGCACTCTTCCCAGTGCTGCTGAGCAGCCCCTAATGAGCGCATTCACCGAAGAGTAACCCCCCCTGCGCCGTCTCtctccgtctccctctctctctctctctctctctctctctctctcacagcaaCTGCACTCCAGCGTGCGAACGGGCAGCTTGGAGACGTGTCTTCGGCTCCTGTCTCTCGGCGCGCAGGCTAACTTCTTCCATCCGGTGAGGGTGCTGCCCTGTGTCCTTAAGAAACTCCTGTTCCATTAGTTCCAGCTGGAAGTGGCTGGTGTGGGTACTGCCTGTGAATTCTCGCTGCGTTCTCCCCGTGCAGGAGAAAGGCACCACCCCCCTCCATGTGGCCGCCAAGGCGGGGCAGATTCTGCAGGCGGAGCTGCTGGTGGTGTATGGCGCCGACCCGGGGGCTCCAGACATCAATGGCCGCACGCCCATAGACTATGCCAGGTAGGCTTCGTTCTGCTGAAGCATGGAAATGGATCAGAAACCGATCGGCGCTTTCATCTCCCTTTGCCCCGACACACACCCATATATTCATCTGGCCGCACCCTTTCTTTTTGTCTTACGTGCACAGACATATACAAACACGGCTTCTGAATACAGACTCCTTCTCTTCATGTCTGTAGGCAAGCGGGTCAGATAGAACTGGCAGAGAGGCTCGTCGAGTGTCAGTACGAGCTTACCGACAGGCTGGCATTCTACCTGTGCGGCCGACGCCCAGGTGAGCTTCCAGTTACCGCCACACTCGCCGGAGACGCCATTGTCGCCCTGCTCACAAACCCCATTCATGCAAGATCATGTtcgtgtttattttatttcaaatgaccAAACAGAAAATGATCTCACAGGATTCTAGTTTCTTATGAAAAATTTATTAGACCAATTGAGGAACGATGTCTGATTTTGATGATGTAGGATTATAACTGAAtattattgttacatttttttgcaatttgaACGTACATAATGGACAATTATGCCCTGTAACTTACTCCATATTTATTGTTAAGAGAAACCTGTGCATCATACTTAAAAGCAAACACTATTTTAGCTGTCATGTTTTACACATTCATTGTCATAAATGATTTCTACCCAAGATTTAATGCTTCttataaataaagtttcttCATGACATAATCCTGAAATGAGAGAACTTCAGAAATGTTATACAGtagatatatacagtacaggccaaaagtttggacacaccttctaattcaatgtgttttctttattttcatgaccatttacattggtagattctcactgaaggcatcaaaactatgaatgaacacatgtggagttacgtacttaacaaaaagtggagaactggcctccacagtcaccggacctgaacccaatcgagatggtttggggtgagctggaccgcagattgaaggcaaaggggccaacaagtccTCTGGGGactccttcaggactgttggaaaaccatttcaggtgacgacctcttgaagctcatcgagagaatgccaagagtgtgcaaagcagtaatcagagcaaagaaactagaatataaaacatgttttcagttatttcacctttttttgttaagttcataactcctcatgtgttcattcatagttttgatgccttcagtgagaatctaccaatgtaaatggtcatggaaataaagaaaccacattgaatgagaaggtgtgtccaaacttttggcccgtactgtaagTGATATAAGACGAACTCTTATTGGTTGTTTATCCATGACAAAATTGAATGCACTATATATGAAGACTTATCTCTTAAAGACTATATTCCTTATATCTGTCAGCCCTTTTCTTGCATACATAGATGTTCAAAAAAAGCCCACAGCAGACCTTGCAGACCAGTGTGTATAACATGAACTGGCTCGGCCCCAGATTTAAGCGTTGCTGAAGCGGCCTGTGCCATGTCTGCTTTTTCCACAGATCACAAGAACGGGCATTACATCATTCCTCAGATGGCGGACAGGTATGCAGTCACTAGCCATTTGTCATGTCCCTGGTAAATACATGATGTAATCTTCACAGTCAGCAGCAATGTGTAATGCAGCGTTCTGCCCAGCAGGTTGCGCTGTGTTATAACTGGTTTTGCATTAGTCtctatgtgtttttgtgtgtgtgtgtaggtaatgtgtgtgtgtgtgtgtgtgtataagtccAGGCCAAAAGGTTGTTGGATGTGTTGCTAAAAGCCAGTGTTGATCGGGGGggtctgtccctctctctctctctctctctctctctctctctctctctatctctctctctcttgctgtcCCGCTCACTCGTTTTCTGTTCTCTCCATCTTGCTGCGCTTGTGGAGGCAGAGCTCGCCCTAAGTGCCCAACACAGAGGTATCTGTCCTTCTTCTCGTCACCCACTCCATCATCGTCTCTGCAGCTTTCctttcccctcctccctccccctgCATTCTCTCCATCCTGTGTTGAGTGTGAGATTTAAAGTGTGGACCTGCTCGTCACTCCGCTTATATGCATGGCTTATTAATCACAGACTGTGTACTTAAGGAGAATAAGGACAGCCCGCCCCCCAGGAACagacctgtgtgtgtctctgttttttattttgcgaATTTTCCATTGAGAACAGTCTGTTCATCAGGCAATGTTTGGGCACAGTGTGATagtgagaataaaaaataaaaaaacgactccacctctccatccgtgatcctccatctctctccacaTACGGCCTGCTCTGTTCGTCAGTCCACACCTCTCTCATTCTGCTCGTTCTTTCTTTCGTTGTTTTACTCGTGTccatctgtgtctctgtgtagttTGGACCTCTCAGAATTGGCCAAGGCTGCGAAGAAGAAGCTGCAAGCGGTGAGTGGCCTTCAGTACCTGTGGTGCGGACGAGGCTAGACCAGTCAcgatgacctttaacctttcaCAAGACTGACCATTTCTGTCAGCTGAATTACTAAAGGctgttcaaataattacaagcaaacattagtaataaaatgttaaatatttaaaatgaatcaaatgTCATTTCATAAGTAAGTTATTATAATAATGCTAAATAACTGtatattttcttttccatcaccttctcttcagatttttttttgcaagttatTTTATTGGGGCTTGTGGTGCTTTGGTTATTTCCCACCTTGTTTATTGCATGGTGACCCTCTCCTTATCCAGGttattcagtgtgtgtggtttcccccttggtgtgtgtgtgtgtgtgtgtgtgtgtgtgtgtgtgtgtgtgtgtgtgtattggtttgaatttgtatgtttgtgtgtgtctgacagctAAATAATCGACTTTTTGAAGAGCTGGCCATGGATGTGTATGATGAGGTAGACCGCAGGGAGAATGATGCTGgtgagtctctctctttctcttattccctccctccctcctgtcTCATCCTGTTCTCTCTGGAACATGTCCCATGCTCCTCAGCCATTCCCTTTTTCAGTTCTGGAATCCGTCGGGGTGGCACGCACCGTGCGGATAATTCTACAAGCTTCTGTGGAGATGTcggaatatatatttttattgcataaacACACTGTATAAGCAAGAACTAGCTTTAGTGGATGGAGGGGGCGGAAAGAGTTTTCCAAGGAAAGCAGGGAAGGAGAAAACGAGTGAGTAAGAGTTGGTCAAGGGTGTGCCGCTGGAGTTCTCGAGCCTCTCTCCTCATGTCGGCAACAGCAGTTTCGGTGTCAggcagagagagacagcaggtAAGCTCTTCTCAGGGGGTTAATGGCAGGGGCCAGAGCATAAagggaagacacacacacacacacacacacacacacacaatcttatGCCCCTCCATGTGCCAACAGCAAGGCAGCTTTATTTGCTTTTCCTCCCTCCGTAACCTGCATGCAGTTCTAGCCGCAGCTACGTGGCTCTAGCTCTGTGTTTGGACTGTGGGCGGCGGGGTGTGGGACGGCGTGACTCCAGCTGAGATGACCTTGCTCTCTCTTCATGcttaaatgcatattttgtcAAAGAgaaatgtgttctctctctctctctctctctctctcagtgtggCTCACTACTCAAAACCACAGCACACTAGTGACAGAACGCAGCGCCGTCCCCTTTCTACCCGTCAACCCCGAGTACTCAGCCACGCGCAATCAGGTAAAGGGTCTCTGACGCTTCCCACACTGCCACAGCTCGTACACGTCTGCGGAGATCCAGACTGTAGCTCTACTCTGGGGATGAGCGAGGATTAACGTGATATTATACCATCCAAAATACAATTTGGAATCGACACGTTTTCTTAGTGCATCAGTGCACAATGGCataaaaatgatgaattattattaaatgaaacaGTTATGCTTTCAGTAAGACTTTTCAGGTTTCAACATGTCATGAACATCACTGGCAAAACTTGTAGTTCTGTTCACTGTGGctttattcatttgaaaaatcttttaaatatatataggaATAAGCATGGTTTAAATACAGGATGCAGTGATATTTATGAAATTGTAGGCTGAGGATTAAAATAAGAACTTTGTATGTAGAAAATACTACAAATAATTTAAAcagaggagatttttttttgtctggtaaaacaaaaaaaaaaaattttgtaatAAGTCACATACCTTCTTTCAGCTCTTTCACCATTTGCCCTGTTGGACCTTTCAAAACAGTAGGCTGTATACCTGTATTGCTGACAACTAACATTTAGCCCAAAATTGAAAAGTGAATATTGCACATTATCAGTATTGGTACATTTTTAGCCATGCATTTTAACTATATTGCAATTTATGCATTCGTAATATATGCATTCTAACACATAACAAGTTCTAAACTGAAAACCTGCACATCATTATAATTCAGTTTATTATGTTGCCTTTTATCGGTATGATGAATTGCACATCTGCTGTCAGGTGTCTGCAGATTGCATTGTACTGCAGATGAGCATATGTTGCTATTTATAGTTTATGGCACATAACTGTATTTAGTTCTGCACATCTGTTGGCTGTCCTGTGTGATAATGCAGTGTGTAgagtaaatgtatatttttctcATATTAAAAAGGCTGAAGTGCTGCTCTGGAATGGCTCGTTGTTCCCGTCTCTGCAGACAGCGATGCATTCGTAGACGTTGCCGAATCCATAAGACAGCAGGGTGTCAGCGGCCTCTTAGCCCCTCGGTGGTGTCTGGAAACTGTGGGGCTTTCAGGAGTGGCGGCAGTGGCCGAGCCGATGTGGAGGGACGGAGCCTTTTTTCCTTTCAGGCTAATGGGGGGACTTGGGGAAGAACAGAAGGGTGTAACAGAAGGGCAAACACGGGGGGAAAAAGTGAAATCGGCATCGAAATGTGGAACGGATGAATACGGAGGGCTATAAATAGAGGGTCTGTGATGTGGGCAGCAGAGAAACGGAGAAGGAAAAGGAGCGAGGGGGAGAGAGCGTGTTTAAAAGCGAAGGTGCGTAGTGGAGCCTTCCTTCCCTACCCAAACCCATTTCCACctcttatttctctctctctctctttctctctctctctctctctctccctgctcaCATGTGCTGCTTTAGTGGTGGTTTTATAAAAATAAGTGACTTGCCAGCAAGATAATGCCTCTTTGTGGTCACTTCtcgtgtatttttttttttccctggaaaAACTGGTCTGGGACAGAACTGACACGTAGACACGTCTGCAGTTTGTACGCCGTTTAGTTGCAGACCTCATCTGAAGTCCTCTCTCTGTAGAGGAATGTAAACACTGACTGGTAATGTAGCTCACACTCGGTTTTCTGTCTCTGGGCTTGcaaggaagttttttttttttctctctctctctctctctctctctctctctcacttcttGGACGTAATTCCATTTACCCGCTCCTCCGCAGGGCCGACAGAAACTGGCCCGCTTCAACGCGCGGGAGTTCGCCACCCTCATCATTGACATTTTGAGTGATGCGAAGAGACGGCAGCAGGGCAAAGGCCTGAGCAGTCCTACTGGTAAGAGTCTGGTGCTCATCTCTTTATCGTGGGGCGAAGGGAGAAAAGCTGGATAAAATGGAGTCATTCGGAAGTCTGTGTTTTCAGATCCACTGGAGCAGGGCCAGGCGGACGACGACCAACACGACTACGACAGCGTGGCGTCTGACGAAGACACGGACAGCGAGCTCACAACACAGAACAGCAGCAACGCCCAGCGCAACAACCGGGCCAAGGTGATGAGAATCTCCAGTTACATCAGCACCACCAGCGTGTCATTTTGCCTGAAAAAGAACTATGTTGTCCCAAAATTTGTTTATAATAcacattttaagaaattaaCTTGAAGAAAGAATATTTGGCATTTATTTAAGACATATATATTaagtaattatatataaaatctcatttttaattttaattgggAGGAATCATTTGGCAACAGTAACTCGTCGTGATATAACGCTTATTTTAACCATTATATCTCGACTATTAAAAGACATTTAATCATGGAGTAATCAGGAAGGCATGAAACTCAAATAATGTGTCCAGTGTATGTGGTGGGGGAGACTTGAGGTGCTGTGTAACAACCTTGGATGAATTTTGGAACGATCCACTTGTTACATagctgtccctgcagctgcagccctTACAACCACGCTGAGCCTTGATCTTGTCTCCTAGCTTGTCCCA is part of the Denticeps clupeoides chromosome 19, fDenClu1.1, whole genome shotgun sequence genome and harbors:
- the git1 gene encoding ARF GTPase-activating protein GIT1 isoform X5; this translates as MSRKVQRTEVCADCSAPDPGWTSINRGVLICDECCSVHRSLGRHISIVKHLRHSGWPPALLQMVQTLASNGANSIWEHSLLDPAQVQSGRRKPNPQDKVHPTKSEFIRAKYQMLAFVHKLPCRDDDGVTTKDLSKQLHSSVRTGSLETCLRLLSLGAQANFFHPEKGTTPLHVAAKAGQILQAELLVVYGADPGAPDINGRTPIDYARQAGQIELAERLVECQYELTDRLAFYLCGRRPDHKNGHYIIPQMADRARPKCPTQSLDLSELAKAAKKKLQALNNRLFEELAMDVYDEVDRRENDAVWLTTQNHSTLVTERSAVPFLPVNPEYSATRNQGRQKLARFNAREFATLIIDILSDAKRRQQGKGLSSPTDPLEQGQADDDQHDYDSVASDEDTDSELTTQNSSNAQRNNRAKLVPACSSAAGSGGSSSSSSNTAHISRVTSQLFQAASMDSSDFSDGPITLQEYLEVKKALASSEAKVQQLMKVNNNLSEELRRLQKEVRKGASAGGPYGAPHLSASTEMSRYMGPKAEKHGSGTDSDYDNTQTYDVSLGAGRSSEEEGRGESDDVVGGDVGEPDPTLPCTEDVILKTEQVTKNIQELLRAAQEFKHDSFVPCSEKIHSAVTEMASLFPKRPALDAVRCSLRLLAASASRLQVECRKAAPSDPSAGTVDYQLLTQQVIQCAYDIAKAAKQLVTITTREKKQ
- the git1 gene encoding ARF GTPase-activating protein GIT1 isoform X3, encoding MSRKVQRTEVCADCSAPDPGWTSINRGVLICDECCSVHRSLGRHISIVKHLRHSGWPPALLQMVQTLASNGANSIWEHSLLDPAQVQSGRRKPNPQDKVHPTKSEFIRAKYQMLAFVHKLPCRDDDGVTTKDLSKQLHSSVRTGSLETCLRLLSLGAQANFFHPEKGTTPLHVAAKAGQILQAELLVVYGADPGAPDINGRTPIDYARQAGQIELAERLVECQYELTDRLAFYLCGRRPDHKNGHYIIPQMADRARPKCPTQSLDLSELAKAAKKKLQALNNRLFEELAMDVYDEVDRRENDAVWLTTQNHSTLVTERSAVPFLPVNPEYSATRNQGRQKLARFNAREFATLIIDILSDAKRRQQGKGLSSPTDPLEQGQADDDQHDYDSVASDEDTDSELTTQNSSNAQRNNRAKSMDSSDFSDGPITLQEYLEVKKALASSEAKVQQLMKVNNNLSEELRRLQKEITRIQTENSTLRGVQAGGPGSLAGGGGGIGGGAGPDVWVGGVRVGGVRIGEGIGGSGDTGLAVSSNMSLRRDRQAFSMYEPGAATAKPFAPPLDSLSSRLQPLKPSVRKGASAGGPYGAPHLSASTEMSRYMGPKAEKHGSGTDSDYDNTQTYDVSLGAGRSSEEEGRGESDDVVGGDVGEPDPTLPCTEDVILKTEQVTKNIQELLRAAQEFKHDSFVPCSEKIHSAVTEMASLFPKRPALDAVRCSLRLLAASASRLQVECRKAAPSDPSAGTVDYQLLTQQVIQCAYDIAKAAKQLVTITTREKKQ
- the git1 gene encoding ARF GTPase-activating protein GIT1 isoform X4, which codes for MSRKVQRTEVCADCSAPDPGWTSINRGVLICDECCSVHRSLGRHISIVKHLRHSGWPPALLQMVQTLASNGANSIWEHSLLDPAQVQSGRRKPNPQDKVHPTKSEFIRAKYQMLAFVHKLPCRDDDGVTTKDLSKQLHSSVRTGSLETCLRLLSLGAQANFFHPEKGTTPLHVAAKAGQILQAELLVVYGADPGAPDINGRTPIDYARQAGQIELAERLVECQYELTDRLAFYLCGRRPDHKNGHYIIPQMADSLDLSELAKAAKKKLQALNNRLFEELAMDVYDEVDRRENDAVWLTTQNHSTLVTERSAVPFLPVNPEYSATRNQGRQKLARFNAREFATLIIDILSDAKRRQQGKGLSSPTDPLEQGQADDDQHDYDSVASDEDTDSELTTQNSSNAQRNNRAKSMDSSDFSDGPITLQEYLEVKKALASSEAKVQQLMKVNNNLSEELRRLQKEITRIQTENSTLRGVQAGGPGSLAGGGGGIGGGAGPDVWVGGVRVGGVRIGEGIGGSGDTGLAVSSNMSLRRDRQAFSMYEPGAATAKPFAPPLDSLSSRLQPLKPSVRKGASAGGPYGAPHLSASTEMSRYMGPKAEKHGSGTDSDYDNTQTYDVSLGAGRSSEEEGRGESDDVVGGDVGEPDPTLPCTEDVILKTEQVTKNIQELLRAAQEFKHDSFVPCSEKIHSAVTEMASLFPKRPALDAVRCSLRLLAASASRLQVECRKAAPSDPSAGTVDYQLLTQQVIQCAYDIAKAAKQLVTITTREKKQ